In Nitrospirota bacterium, one DNA window encodes the following:
- a CDS encoding SDR family oxidoreductase, producing MNQINQMTVVVTGASTGIGAACALDCASRGMTVFAGVRDPRAGEALVAKVGPSLVPILLDVTDEPSIARSLEVVQRIVGEAGLGGLVNNAGIVVGSPLEVIPLSQLRTQLEVNVIGQIAVTQAFLPLLRLGHGRIVNMGSIAGCGTIPLLGPYSASKYALEALTDALRMELQPWGIQVSIIEPGAIATPIWEKSGKAAQELEALAGDEAKALYGEAVSRVREAVAQSAERAISPDAVVRAVHHALTAACPKTRYLVGNDAKLRAWMVKWLPDRMQDTLLTLALNYPRKGSARRG from the coding sequence ATGAACCAAATCAACCAGATGACTGTTGTTGTGACCGGTGCTTCGACCGGCATCGGTGCGGCTTGTGCTCTCGATTGCGCTAGTCGTGGGATGACGGTATTTGCCGGAGTGCGCGATCCTCGGGCAGGGGAGGCGTTGGTTGCGAAGGTTGGCCCGTCACTTGTCCCGATCCTACTCGATGTCACAGACGAGCCGTCGATCGCACGATCTCTTGAAGTGGTGCAGCGGATTGTCGGCGAGGCTGGTCTTGGTGGACTCGTCAATAATGCCGGGATCGTTGTCGGGAGTCCGCTCGAAGTGATTCCTCTCTCGCAACTCCGGACGCAGCTTGAGGTTAACGTGATCGGGCAGATCGCCGTGACACAGGCGTTCCTCCCGTTGCTCCGACTGGGCCATGGCCGAATCGTGAACATGGGGTCGATTGCCGGTTGCGGCACCATTCCTTTGTTGGGTCCCTATTCGGCCTCGAAGTATGCGCTCGAGGCGCTGACGGACGCGTTACGAATGGAGCTGCAACCCTGGGGAATCCAGGTGTCGATTATCGAACCGGGAGCCATTGCCACACCCATATGGGAGAAATCAGGCAAGGCAGCACAGGAGCTTGAAGCCTTGGCGGGCGATGAGGCTAAGGCTCTCTATGGTGAGGCGGTGAGTCGAGTTCGTGAAGCGGTTGCCCAGTCTGCTGAGCGGGCGATCTCACCGGATGCGGTGGTTCGAGCGGTGCATCATGCGCTGACGGCCGCTTGCCCGAAAACCCGTTATCTCGTGGGGAACGATGCCAAGTTACGAGCTTGGATGGTGAAGTGGTTGCCGGATCGCAT
- a CDS encoding Ppx/GppA phosphatase family protein yields MAKIAVIDIGTNSIHMVLAEIQPDASYKILDRFKDMTRLGDGAFSTHRLSDVAVTRGLDVIRHLVTLAKNKGYDRMIAVATSAVREAKNGGDFIDLVAEQTGLTVRVISGTEEARLIFLGVKNNVPMTEQPTLSVDIGGGSVELMVGNRDQLLHAKSLKLGAIRLADEFLKRTPPSEGMLRSLEDTVTTQLKAALDSFKTKRFDSLIATSGMAGNLAEVIHLRRTNRPLPQINLATVSLKDVKEIEQALRQSTIKARLAIPGLDPKRVDTLLPATIVLRRLMELSGRDELILCDKAIREGIIYDFIQRHRERLKAEAEIPDLRRRNVIALARRCQAPETHSLHVASLALRLFDQTTRLHRLGPTERNWLEYAAILHDVGYLINERQHHKHAYYLITNSDLGGLSGEEIQVVANVARYHRRAIPLLKHEGFGNLSPKHKRIVRILSALLRIADGLDRTHFSVVRTLDVKYTTATLTIHLHVTGDAELETWAAAGRADLFERVFRRRLKFSVMAQDDAE; encoded by the coding sequence ATGGCAAAGATTGCCGTCATCGACATCGGAACGAACTCCATCCATATGGTGCTGGCAGAGATCCAGCCGGACGCCAGCTACAAAATCCTCGATCGCTTCAAAGACATGACGAGACTCGGAGATGGCGCCTTCTCGACCCATCGCCTGTCAGACGTGGCCGTCACCCGTGGACTCGACGTCATTCGCCATCTCGTCACCCTCGCCAAAAATAAAGGCTACGATCGCATGATTGCCGTGGCCACCAGCGCCGTGCGTGAGGCCAAAAACGGGGGAGACTTTATCGATCTCGTCGCCGAACAGACAGGGCTGACCGTTCGCGTCATCAGCGGCACAGAAGAAGCCAGACTAATCTTCCTGGGCGTCAAAAATAACGTCCCCATGACCGAGCAGCCAACGCTGTCGGTGGATATCGGCGGAGGATCGGTCGAGCTCATGGTCGGCAATCGGGACCAGCTCCTGCATGCCAAGAGCCTCAAACTCGGTGCCATTCGGCTGGCGGATGAATTCCTCAAGCGCACACCACCCTCCGAGGGGATGCTCCGTTCCCTCGAAGACACTGTGACAACCCAGTTGAAGGCTGCGCTCGACTCGTTCAAGACGAAGCGATTCGACTCGTTGATCGCCACCTCCGGCATGGCCGGCAATTTGGCGGAAGTTATTCATCTGCGCCGAACGAATCGCCCGCTTCCCCAAATCAATCTCGCCACGGTGTCACTCAAAGACGTCAAAGAAATCGAGCAGGCACTCCGTCAATCGACCATCAAAGCCAGACTGGCAATCCCCGGGCTCGACCCCAAACGCGTCGACACCCTCCTGCCTGCCACGATCGTCCTGCGCCGTCTCATGGAGCTCTCAGGGCGAGATGAACTCATCCTCTGCGACAAGGCGATCCGAGAAGGCATCATTTACGATTTTATCCAGCGCCATCGCGAGCGACTCAAAGCCGAAGCCGAAATCCCCGACTTGCGGCGGCGTAACGTCATCGCCTTGGCCCGCCGCTGCCAGGCTCCTGAAACCCATAGCCTGCATGTCGCCAGCTTAGCCCTACGCCTCTTCGATCAGACGACCCGCCTCCATCGCTTGGGACCCACTGAGCGAAACTGGCTGGAATATGCCGCGATTCTGCACGACGTCGGCTACCTCATCAATGAGCGCCAGCACCATAAACATGCCTACTACCTGATCACCAACAGCGACCTCGGAGGATTGTCCGGCGAGGAAATCCAGGTGGTGGCTAATGTGGCACGCTACCACCGGCGAGCCATCCCACTCTTGAAGCACGAGGGCTTCGGCAACCTCTCCCCCAAACACAAACGCATCGTGCGAATCCTGTCCGCGCTGCTTCGAATCGCCGATGGCTTGGACCGAACGCATTTCTCGGTCGTCCGTACCCTGGATGTCAAATACACCACCGCCACCCTGACGATTCACCTCCATGTCACAGGCGATGCGGAACTAGAAACCTGGGCCGCAGCAGGGCGAGCGGATCTATTTGAACGTGTATTCCGCCGCCGCCTGAAGTTTTCCGTCATGGCACAGGACGATGCAGAATGA
- the tmk gene encoding dTMP kinase, protein MSNQPPPLMTPHPYPGKLIIVEGIDGSGKSTQLLLLHKWLESKGHKVFFTEWNSSELVKDTTKRGKKNKSLTPTTFSLLHATDFASRLYHDILPPLKAGMIVLADRYMYTAFARDVVRGVSPEWIRKLYSFAITPDMAFYFKVPIEVAITRLLGGTRGQFKYYEAGMDMNLSPDVTESFRLFQSSILSQYEKIVDECQLITLDATKDIEAQQNDMRRLVGEALTDYKPRRGTHGRRTVFWRRFDVPKSE, encoded by the coding sequence ATGAGCAACCAACCACCTCCACTGATGACGCCCCATCCCTACCCGGGCAAACTTATCATCGTCGAGGGCATCGACGGTTCCGGCAAGAGCACACAACTCCTCCTGCTGCATAAGTGGCTGGAGTCGAAAGGCCACAAAGTCTTCTTCACGGAGTGGAACTCCTCGGAACTCGTCAAGGACACGACCAAGCGGGGCAAAAAGAACAAAAGCCTGACGCCGACCACGTTCAGCTTGCTGCACGCAACCGACTTTGCCAGCCGTCTATACCACGACATCTTGCCCCCGCTCAAAGCCGGCATGATCGTCCTGGCCGACCGTTATATGTATACCGCCTTCGCGCGTGACGTAGTCCGCGGCGTGTCACCCGAATGGATTCGTAAGCTCTACAGTTTCGCGATTACCCCGGACATGGCCTTCTATTTCAAAGTGCCGATCGAAGTCGCTATCACGCGGCTCCTCGGCGGCACGCGCGGACAATTCAAATACTACGAAGCCGGCATGGACATGAACCTGAGCCCGGACGTCACCGAAAGCTTCCGTCTCTTCCAATCGAGCATCCTGTCGCAGTACGAGAAGATCGTCGATGAATGTCAGCTCATCACGTTGGATGCGACGAAAGACATCGAAGCCCAGCAGAACGACATGCGCCGCCTCGTCGGAGAGGCGCTCACAGACTACAAACCAAGACGGGGCACCCATGGTCGACGCACAGTATTTTGGCGACGGTTTGACGTACCTAAATCCGAGTGA
- a CDS encoding thymidylate kinase produces MVDAQYFGDGLTYLNPSDLKGKLIAIEGTDGVGRSTHIEMLQEWLEVQGYGVITTGWTRSNLMSKTIEMAKEGNILDRWSFSLLYATDFADRLEHEIIPALRSGFIVLADRYIYTALARDFVRSGNRQWARDVFGFALVPDLVCYMRIDVETLVLRVIETKGMNFWESGMDLRLGNDLYDSFKKYQSLLIKEFDKMAEEFHFEVIDARQSPDEIQEELRNKIQPLLTTRLRSPKLPSDHLIHPA; encoded by the coding sequence ATGGTCGACGCACAGTATTTTGGCGACGGTTTGACGTACCTAAATCCGAGTGACCTCAAAGGGAAACTCATCGCCATCGAAGGTACCGACGGCGTCGGCCGCTCCACGCACATCGAGATGCTGCAGGAATGGCTGGAGGTGCAGGGCTATGGCGTGATCACGACCGGCTGGACCCGTTCCAACCTCATGTCCAAAACGATCGAAATGGCCAAAGAAGGCAATATTCTCGACCGATGGTCGTTCAGTCTGCTCTACGCCACCGACTTCGCGGACCGCTTAGAACACGAAATCATTCCCGCGCTTCGCTCGGGCTTCATCGTCCTGGCCGACCGGTATATCTACACCGCCCTCGCGCGAGACTTTGTACGCAGCGGGAACCGCCAATGGGCCAGAGACGTCTTTGGGTTTGCCTTAGTTCCCGATCTCGTCTGTTATATGCGGATCGACGTCGAAACACTCGTGCTGCGCGTCATCGAAACCAAAGGCATGAACTTCTGGGAATCGGGAATGGACCTCCGGCTGGGCAACGATCTCTACGATAGCTTCAAGAAGTATCAGTCTCTCCTGATCAAGGAGTTCGACAAGATGGCGGAAGAGTTTCACTTCGAAGTGATCGATGCCAGACAATCGCCGGATGAGATTCAGGAGGAACTGCGCAACAAGATTCAGCCGCTGCTGACGACAAGACTACGAAGTCCTAAACTACCATCCGACCACCTGATCCATCCGGCCTAA
- a CDS encoding histidine phosphatase family protein produces MDCLFVRHGIAVEREEWNGKDVDRPLTEEGVRRVRQVAAGLRRLAVRPTVIYASPARRAVDTAQLLHDLLARPSRMELRDELLPEASPTDLLHLLRSCSSESCVICVGHEPQLGLTAGVLLSGRTSESFPLKKAGACLIELFAPVKPGRGALRWWLTPGQLRAMGGLKTKG; encoded by the coding sequence ATGGATTGTCTGTTCGTTCGACATGGGATCGCGGTTGAGCGAGAGGAATGGAACGGGAAGGATGTCGATCGCCCCCTGACGGAGGAGGGTGTGCGACGAGTTCGTCAAGTCGCTGCTGGGTTGCGCCGACTGGCGGTACGTCCGACGGTGATCTACGCGAGTCCTGCGAGACGTGCGGTCGACACGGCGCAGTTGCTGCACGACCTCTTAGCGAGGCCCTCGCGCATGGAATTACGCGATGAACTCTTGCCTGAGGCGTCGCCGACAGACCTGCTCCACCTGCTGAGAAGTTGCTCATCGGAGTCCTGCGTCATCTGCGTGGGGCATGAACCGCAGTTGGGCCTGACGGCCGGTGTCCTTCTCTCCGGGCGAACTTCCGAATCGTTTCCTTTGAAGAAAGCCGGGGCCTGTCTGATCGAGCTGTTCGCCCCTGTGAAGCCGGGACGAGGAGCACTTCGTTGGTGGCTGACGCCCGGTCAATTGAGGGCGATGGGAGGGCTCAAGACCAAAGGCTGA
- a CDS encoding response regulator, whose protein sequence is MHGVILVVDDNDDLRETTLLTLSRQGYEVWLAPDGTSAKKLLDQPVLASAVCTVICDLAMANGSGMDLIHYLRKDHPAIPIIVYSGTDDTAFLQGILQDGVSDWMRKPVSRDTMLQKVRTAVHLFTLRKQQDSGNEPSPTPATPPRTVSSSDIETLQEYHDRNTER, encoded by the coding sequence ATGCACGGAGTAATTTTGGTGGTCGATGATAATGACGACCTTCGAGAAACCACGCTCCTCACGTTGAGCCGACAGGGCTATGAAGTCTGGCTCGCCCCTGATGGCACCAGCGCGAAGAAACTGTTAGATCAGCCGGTACTGGCAAGCGCCGTGTGCACCGTGATCTGCGACCTGGCTATGGCAAACGGAAGCGGAATGGACCTCATCCATTATCTCCGGAAAGATCATCCGGCGATCCCCATCATCGTCTACAGCGGGACCGACGACACAGCCTTCCTCCAAGGGATTCTTCAAGACGGTGTGAGCGACTGGATGCGCAAGCCCGTGTCACGGGACACGATGCTGCAAAAAGTCCGAACCGCCGTCCATCTCTTCACACTCAGGAAACAGCAGGACTCGGGCAACGAGCCTTCACCGACGCCGGCCACGCCACCAAGAACGGTCTCCTCCTCCGATATCGAGACCCTTCAGGAGTATCACGACAGGAATACCGAGCGATAA
- a CDS encoding M12 family metallo-peptidase: MIDVMILYTTAARDQDPNGIAAMACQAVEDLKEAFANSGIQATARLVHHGTADKFTEATSRRINDNLDALRDAGNTASNDIFELRKDHKADVVSLWVSDALGTDCGMSPYLDNNLTPNANLAFSVVVRKCALSNRSFVHEVGHVLQANHDRYVEQARNKPDYNYGYVKADEGWMTVMSYHRPDCPLEDILDKNGDPVIENGVKQQRHACNRRLHWSNPSVDDPVWGDPMGRTQGFPIPANACTDNEQTQWDKFQQQNPVINCDGPADNARILNSTVTTVANFRTGGILGNVSCVANNTPDPPPAAPTNLTIQ, translated from the coding sequence ATGATCGATGTGATGATCTTGTATACAACGGCTGCAAGAGACCAGGATCCCAACGGCATCGCAGCTATGGCCTGCCAGGCTGTTGAAGATCTCAAAGAAGCATTTGCTAACAGCGGCATCCAGGCCACGGCCAGGCTGGTTCATCATGGCACAGCCGATAAATTTACGGAGGCAACGAGTCGGAGAATCAATGACAACCTCGATGCTTTACGGGATGCAGGCAACACCGCGAGCAACGACATTTTCGAGCTTCGCAAAGACCACAAGGCGGATGTTGTCAGTCTGTGGGTGAGCGACGCCCTCGGAACCGATTGTGGCATGTCGCCATACCTCGATAATAATCTGACCCCCAATGCCAATTTAGCCTTTTCCGTTGTTGTCCGTAAGTGCGCGCTCAGTAATCGCTCCTTCGTCCACGAGGTTGGCCATGTTCTCCAGGCGAATCATGACCGCTACGTGGAGCAAGCTCGGAACAAGCCGGATTATAACTACGGATACGTGAAAGCCGACGAGGGATGGATGACCGTCATGTCATATCACCGGCCCGATTGTCCTCTTGAGGACATCCTCGACAAAAATGGCGACCCGGTCATCGAGAATGGGGTCAAGCAGCAGCGTCATGCTTGCAATCGCCGTCTCCATTGGTCGAACCCGTCTGTGGACGATCCAGTATGGGGAGACCCCATGGGTCGGACGCAAGGCTTTCCCATTCCTGCCAATGCGTGCACGGATAATGAACAGACACAATGGGATAAGTTTCAACAACAAAATCCTGTGATTAACTGCGACGGACCAGCTGACAACGCAAGAATTCTGAACAGCACGGTGACAACCGTAGCGAACTTCCGAACTGGCGGCATCCTTGGCAACGTGTCATGTGTAGCCAATAACACGCCTGATCCGCCACCGGCAGCCCCGACCAATCTTACAATTCAATGA
- a CDS encoding filamentous hemagglutinin N-terminal domain-containing protein yields the protein MRHTQSPIRITRGTAFSVFVFLCFGLWAPSSQSVHAGTAVSPTGGTGSPASLGTIVTSGTSATPTNLCTANCVITGGTKSGNNLFHSLGELNLASFDNARFQTGLANPIPDATVSNILARITDPQPSSIFGTVDSASFYPSANLYLLNPNGIVFGPNASLNVAGSVTFTTANYLRLAEADGSNAGIFHASPAIPSVFTSAPVSAFGFLGSNPAAIRVEGSTLSVQAGQSISLVGGNQGFTYVNPDTETTVSVPAGVTVGGGGLFASSGQVNMVSVASAGEVLAAEFLPANGLAMGNISLSQGATLDVSGDPGGTVRIRGGQFEMDQAYIFAGSSGDIDGATTTVSVHATEDMLVKNQSTVDVTGFGAGRTGNIEIEARSLMLTDGSIIANQGFGNAPAGNISLTIEQSLTMEGIDPFGNGSLLQTINAGSGTGGTIALTPLNTQTSPTVTIADGGKVLTQAGGQSAAGDITMNVTNLIIATGGSIQTLGGDTASSGNIHLIATGEVSLMGQGDFATRVLNQNSGPGGTGWIKIEPGILSLTNKAQILSETTSIPGNLPPTDPKVLIAATDSVTIAGGSRVDLSNNASSVGSLDISATNTIAVSDLGLINTSTIGQGNAGAINLTARNVSMTSGGQINSLTQGTAATGTGGDISIVATESISLSGRGTNSLGTVTPTAVQSGSLFNSRGKGGDINITAGQDIRLTNTASVSASSTGTGNAGNITALAGDDFMMQNSSITTQATQASGGNIKIGAADQIVIRNSLISASVMGGSGSGGNISIDPNVVVLQNSQILAQAIQGNGGNITIFTPLFLADSSSLVSASSQFGLNGTVTIQSPTSNLSGGLGTLTSKPRQAQSLLTQRCAALANGQASSFVVAGREQLPADPGGWLASPLAFASLDESLVAGHAVGSIPTITAIPTHDDGTVSLRRFTPAGFLMANYADSEATGCHS from the coding sequence ATGAGACACACCCAGTCTCCAATTCGAATAACACGAGGGACCGCCTTTTCTGTCTTTGTGTTTCTTTGTTTTGGACTCTGGGCTCCATCGTCTCAGTCTGTACACGCTGGCACGGCAGTCTCCCCGACTGGCGGGACAGGCAGTCCCGCCAGTCTTGGAACGATCGTCACCTCCGGAACCTCTGCCACTCCAACAAACCTGTGCACCGCAAACTGCGTTATCACGGGCGGGACCAAATCGGGGAACAACCTGTTTCACAGCCTAGGAGAATTGAACCTCGCGTCGTTCGACAACGCCCGGTTTCAGACAGGACTCGCAAACCCGATTCCTGACGCAACTGTGTCGAACATACTCGCCCGAATCACCGATCCACAGCCATCCAGTATTTTTGGAACCGTCGACAGCGCTAGCTTCTATCCCTCGGCAAATCTTTATCTCTTGAACCCTAACGGCATCGTGTTCGGTCCAAATGCTTCACTCAACGTTGCCGGTTCAGTCACCTTCACAACGGCAAACTACCTACGCCTCGCAGAAGCCGACGGCTCAAACGCCGGCATTTTCCACGCAAGCCCGGCGATACCAAGCGTGTTCACAAGCGCACCTGTTTCCGCATTTGGTTTCCTTGGATCGAACCCGGCCGCCATCCGCGTTGAAGGAAGCACCTTGTCGGTTCAAGCTGGGCAATCAATTTCCCTTGTGGGTGGGAATCAAGGATTCACCTATGTCAACCCAGATACGGAAACGACCGTCTCGGTGCCCGCTGGTGTTACAGTTGGTGGGGGAGGCCTTTTCGCTTCGAGCGGACAAGTCAATATGGTAAGCGTCGCTTCTGCTGGCGAAGTGTTGGCTGCCGAGTTCCTGCCCGCTAACGGGCTGGCCATGGGGAACATCAGCCTCTCTCAAGGAGCCACGCTCGATGTTTCCGGCGATCCAGGAGGCACCGTCAGAATTCGAGGTGGTCAGTTTGAAATGGACCAGGCCTATATCTTTGCCGGATCGTCAGGCGACATCGACGGTGCCACAACAACTGTCAGCGTCCACGCGACTGAAGACATGCTGGTCAAAAATCAAAGCACCGTTGACGTGACAGGATTTGGAGCAGGCCGGACAGGCAACATTGAGATCGAGGCAAGAAGCCTGATGCTCACGGATGGTTCCATCATTGCAAATCAAGGCTTCGGCAATGCACCGGCCGGAAATATCAGTCTGACAATTGAACAATCGCTCACTATGGAGGGAATTGACCCCTTTGGGAATGGCAGCTTGCTGCAAACCATTAACGCTGGGAGTGGGACAGGGGGAACCATTGCTCTTACCCCCCTGAACACGCAAACCTCCCCTACTGTCACGATTGCTGATGGTGGAAAGGTCCTGACTCAGGCTGGAGGTCAATCGGCCGCAGGCGATATCACGATGAACGTCACGAACCTCATAATTGCCACTGGCGGTTCTATTCAAACCCTAGGTGGTGATACTGCTTCGTCGGGGAACATTCATCTTATCGCCACAGGCGAAGTGTCACTTATGGGGCAAGGAGACTTCGCAACGCGAGTCCTCAACCAGAACAGCGGACCCGGCGGAACTGGGTGGATCAAAATCGAGCCGGGAATCCTGTCGCTCACAAACAAAGCACAGATTCTCAGCGAAACGACATCGATTCCTGGCAATCTTCCGCCTACCGATCCAAAAGTCTTGATTGCGGCTACCGACTCAGTGACGATCGCGGGGGGAAGCAGAGTTGATCTGAGCAACAACGCAAGCAGTGTCGGCTCCCTTGATATCAGCGCAACAAACACCATTGCCGTTTCGGATCTCGGATTGATCAACACAAGCACGATCGGCCAGGGAAACGCTGGCGCCATCAACCTCACGGCGCGTAACGTATCCATGACAAGCGGCGGCCAGATCAATAGCCTCACGCAGGGCACCGCAGCCACTGGCACGGGAGGCGACATTTCCATCGTCGCAACAGAAAGTATTTCGCTTTCCGGCAGGGGAACGAACTCACTCGGAACCGTCACACCCACTGCTGTTCAGAGCGGCAGCCTCTTTAACTCGCGCGGGAAGGGCGGTGACATTAACATCACCGCCGGGCAGGATATACGGCTCACCAATACTGCCTCTGTCTCGGCGAGCAGTACGGGAACCGGAAACGCGGGCAACATTACGGCTTTGGCCGGCGACGATTTCATGATGCAGAATAGTTCGATCACGACGCAGGCGACGCAGGCCTCCGGCGGCAACATCAAAATCGGCGCTGCGGATCAGATCGTGATTCGAAACAGTCTCATCAGCGCATCGGTCATGGGCGGGAGCGGCAGCGGTGGGAACATCAGCATCGATCCGAATGTGGTTGTGCTACAGAATAGCCAGATTCTGGCCCAGGCCATCCAGGGCAACGGCGGGAACATCACGATCTTCACTCCCCTCTTTTTAGCCGACTCCAGCAGCCTAGTGAGTGCCTCGTCACAATTCGGCTTGAATGGAACGGTCACGATTCAGAGCCCGACGTCTAATTTGAGCGGCGGCTTGGGAACCTTAACGTCAAAGCCCCGTCAGGCACAAAGTCTTTTGACTCAACGCTGTGCGGCCTTGGCTAACGGTCAGGCCAGCAGCTTCGTCGTCGCCGGACGTGAGCAGTTGCCCGCCGACCCAGGAGGCTGGCTGGCGAGCCCGCTCGCATTCGCTTCGTTAGACGAGAGCCTTGTCGCAGGCCATGCCGTTGGCTCTATCCCAACAATCACGGCGATACCTACCCATGACGACGGCACGGTCTCGCTCCGCCGGTTCACGCCGGCAGGGTTTTTAATGGCCAACTACGCCGATAGTGAGGCTACTGGGTGCCATTCGTAA
- a CDS encoding ShlB/FhaC/HecB family hemolysin secretion/activation protein has product MPFVNPCAPRSIADQAIHRAARWLIFFGGAMLTALAGTSSYAQQALPPIFDPTGRSGEPPAPLKKEFKAPPAAPLPTLPIVPIPPAGDGKSPLGQIRVFASYIHVIGNTVFTDEELAEVTTPYKNRVLTTEDLERLRLALTLLYVNRGYITSGAIIPDQDVTFGVITVQIIEGTLSRIDIEGHDWFRAGYLRDRVERGTQTPLRLEPLQERLQLLQQDPRIEQINAELRPGDKRGDSLLHVRVKEASPWKAWLDFNNYQTPVVGAERGLATIAHQNVTGNGDAFSFTYGKSRGVNPIIDTSYSLPLNRYDTTFIASYRRNDFLVVDNAFRFLDLNAEAEIIGFTLRQPIYRTVSDEFAIAITGERLYNKITSIFDDIPGQPLEFIPGSTNTGVNTVSALRFTQEYTHRTPSSVIAARSRFSLGIDVLGATINSGPVPDGQFFSWLGQVQAVKRMDEWGGLQILGRMDMQLANDRLFPLEQVPVGGRFSVRGYRENTLIRDNAFLASVETRYPLMRYASGEDLLQFAQFVDMGRSWNAKGTTPDPQTLASVGLGVRWNILPRDRARFELYWGVPLNHVPHPPGNLQDHGIHLQLVIQVL; this is encoded by the coding sequence GTGCCATTCGTAAATCCATGCGCTCCTCGATCTATTGCCGACCAGGCAATCCATCGAGCGGCACGATGGCTCATATTCTTTGGGGGCGCCATGCTGACCGCGTTGGCAGGAACCTCATCGTATGCGCAACAGGCCCTCCCTCCGATCTTCGATCCAACCGGGCGATCGGGTGAGCCGCCTGCGCCGCTGAAGAAAGAATTCAAGGCTCCCCCCGCAGCTCCCCTCCCCACCCTTCCGATCGTGCCCATCCCTCCAGCGGGAGATGGGAAAAGTCCGCTGGGCCAGATCAGGGTCTTTGCCAGCTATATCCATGTGATCGGCAATACGGTCTTCACCGATGAGGAACTGGCAGAAGTCACCACTCCCTACAAGAACCGGGTCCTGACGACTGAAGATCTTGAACGCCTCCGTCTCGCACTGACCCTCCTCTATGTGAATCGAGGCTACATCACCTCCGGCGCAATCATTCCCGATCAGGATGTCACGTTCGGCGTGATTACCGTCCAGATCATCGAAGGTACCTTGTCCCGGATCGACATCGAAGGCCACGATTGGTTCCGCGCCGGTTATCTACGCGACCGCGTCGAGCGAGGCACACAGACGCCGCTGCGGCTTGAGCCATTACAAGAAAGGTTGCAGTTGCTGCAACAGGATCCGCGCATCGAACAGATCAATGCCGAACTCCGTCCCGGCGACAAGCGTGGTGACAGCCTCTTGCACGTGAGAGTAAAGGAAGCCAGTCCCTGGAAGGCCTGGCTGGACTTCAATAACTACCAAACCCCCGTGGTTGGAGCCGAACGAGGCCTGGCTACCATCGCGCACCAGAATGTGACCGGCAATGGCGACGCCTTCAGCTTCACCTACGGCAAGTCGCGTGGTGTCAACCCCATCATCGACACCTCCTACTCACTCCCCTTGAATCGCTACGATACGACCTTCATCGCCTCCTACCGGCGCAACGATTTCCTCGTCGTAGACAATGCCTTTCGCTTTCTCGACTTGAATGCGGAAGCGGAAATCATCGGCTTCACGCTCCGGCAGCCGATCTATCGAACCGTCTCCGATGAGTTCGCCATCGCGATCACCGGCGAACGGCTGTACAACAAAATCACCTCGATCTTCGACGATATCCCCGGACAGCCGCTTGAGTTCATACCCGGTTCGACGAATACAGGGGTGAACACGGTGAGTGCGCTCCGTTTCACGCAAGAATATACGCACCGCACGCCTTCTTCCGTTATCGCCGCTCGATCCCGCTTTAGCCTAGGCATCGACGTTCTCGGCGCCACGATCAATAGCGGACCTGTTCCGGATGGACAATTCTTTTCATGGTTAGGACAGGTTCAAGCCGTGAAGCGGATGGACGAATGGGGAGGACTCCAAATCCTTGGCCGCATGGACATGCAGTTGGCGAACGACCGGCTCTTTCCCTTGGAACAGGTTCCAGTGGGCGGACGATTCAGTGTGCGCGGATACCGCGAAAACACACTCATACGCGACAACGCTTTCCTCGCGTCGGTCGAGACGCGTTATCCCCTCATGCGTTATGCCAGCGGAGAAGATTTATTGCAGTTCGCGCAATTCGTGGATATGGGCCGGTCCTGGAATGCCAAAGGCACGACGCCCGATCCTCAAACATTGGCGAGTGTCGGACTGGGTGTGCGATGGAACATTCTGCCGCGCGATCGTGCGCGCTTCGAACTCTACTGGGGTGTGCCGCTGAATCATGTTCCTCACCCGCCGGGGAACTTGCAAGACCATGGAATTCATCTGCAGTTGGTCATTCAGGTGTTGTAA